Proteins co-encoded in one Candidatus Methylomirabilota bacterium genomic window:
- a CDS encoding VOC family protein, protein MARVRGLGHVGIYVRDLDRMVGFYRDVLGMQVTKQNWRHGLVFLSADPQAVDHEIALVRGRPEGEGPRLIHQISLRVETLEDLRAFRRRLLAEGYRIDQIVNHGSALGCYFFDPEGNRTEVFWLTGRACWVPHSDPIDIEQPDEAIMATVDRVWQRIGHVPVGGVMEPETATLRSGG, encoded by the coding sequence ATGGCACGCGTGAGAGGACTGGGCCACGTCGGGATCTACGTCCGCGATCTGGACCGCATGGTGGGGTTCTATCGCGACGTCCTGGGCATGCAGGTGACGAAGCAGAACTGGCGCCACGGGCTCGTGTTCTTGAGCGCGGATCCCCAGGCCGTCGACCACGAAATCGCGCTCGTCCGGGGACGGCCCGAAGGCGAGGGACCCCGCTTGATCCACCAGATCTCCCTGCGGGTGGAGACCCTCGAAGACTTGAGAGCCTTCCGCCGTCGTCTGCTGGCCGAGGGCTACCGCATCGACCAGATCGTCAATCACGGCAGCGCGCTCGGCTGCTATTTCTTCGATCCCGAGGGCAACCGCACGGAGGTGTTCTGGCTGACCGGCCGCGCCTGCTGGGTGCCCCACTCCGATCCGATCGATATTGAACAGCCGGACGAGGCCATCATGGCGACGGTCGACCGCGTGTGGCAGCGGATCGGCCACGTCCCGGTGGGCGGGGTGATGGAGCCCGAGACCGCGACGCTGCGGTCGGGCGGCTAA